The Pedobacter roseus genome contains a region encoding:
- a CDS encoding nuclear transport factor 2 family protein: MNSYKELIRNAFKAVVENPTYDPTTIEKYFSRDYRQHVDGEELDFDNFCKHMKAQKLAIKYSLIDFQTMVEEGNIIFTNHAVKIQTNEDRHALIHVIAEFRVNDGKITYCNELTRLVSGDERERDLGSRR, translated from the coding sequence ATGAACAGTTACAAAGAATTGATCAGAAATGCCTTCAAGGCAGTTGTAGAGAATCCAACCTATGACCCGACTACCATCGAAAAATACTTCAGCCGTGATTACCGTCAACATGTTGACGGGGAAGAGCTGGATTTCGATAATTTTTGCAAACATATGAAAGCGCAGAAACTCGCTATCAAATATTCCCTGATTGATTTTCAGACCATGGTGGAAGAAGGTAATATCATCTTTACGAATCACGCTGTCAAAATTCAGACGAATGAAGACCGGCATGCACTTATCCATGTGATAGCTGAATTCAGGGTTAATGATGGTAAGATAACCTATTGCAATGAATTGACTCGTCTCGTTAGTGGTGATGAGCGTGAACGCGACCTGGGTTCCCGCCGGTAA
- a CDS encoding Cthe_2314 family HEPN domain-containing protein, which yields MPRKTIRIKASDYRYPSRDELREIYNINPDLHAFGYMSEYPMTALISMKKGIKEVHRDDHLQYWDRVLLNRNGMLSRTYHNAMVHYMRGFPDDESAFEHEHYINRIQFDQYAEIFYYHFSTVKDTIGQLLNVYYSMGFDVAKLFFKNVLAKIPDQAVLKAITDFNVLTEVTTEYRNSFTHRTPINYPDSRSTIDHTGDSLIYGSANHNFVKSSVIRDNMESTFVALAGLLDTLKILLPQKISGI from the coding sequence ATGCCCAGAAAGACCATTAGAATAAAAGCCTCCGATTATCGGTATCCAAGTAGGGATGAGCTGCGGGAGATTTACAATATCAACCCTGATTTACATGCTTTCGGCTATATGTCGGAATACCCGATGACTGCTCTGATATCGATGAAAAAGGGTATCAAGGAGGTTCACCGGGATGACCATCTACAATATTGGGACCGTGTGTTGCTGAACAGGAACGGCATGCTTTCCCGTACTTACCACAATGCCATGGTACATTATATGCGCGGCTTTCCGGACGATGAAAGTGCCTTCGAACATGAACATTATATCAACAGAATACAGTTTGATCAATATGCTGAAATATTTTATTATCATTTTTCAACGGTAAAAGATACCATTGGGCAGCTTTTAAATGTGTATTATTCGATGGGGTTCGACGTGGCAAAACTGTTTTTTAAAAACGTTTTGGCCAAAATTCCAGATCAGGCAGTTTTAAAGGCCATAACGGATTTTAATGTACTGACAGAGGTGACCACTGAATACCGCAACAGCTTTACGCACCGTACACCGATCAATTATCCTGACTCGCGTAGCACGATTGACCACACCGGTGACAGCCTGATTTATGGCTCTGCAAACCATAATTTTGTGAAATCATCTGTTATCAGGGATAACATGGAATCTACCTTTGTCGCACTCGCGGGATTGCTCGACACTTTGAAAATATTATTGCCTCAGAAGATAAGTGGTATTTAG
- a CDS encoding RteC domain-containing protein — protein sequence MIKEFSVRALAQLMDELHAIDYQVGDPLEKMKSSLKPIRAALLKLRMLCVEHSFETEEDEVYFFKHIKPDFYCQQIFVIQRYTLERNMPDRDAEAQRLYLLAELAYVERFFLSHPLAYEYYRLGAAELDSEYFLRSSECNGLLVGDISDFDRTFSTPADYLFSQFRAYGLLKEWIFERLDYLARNPAMAYVPGSEAVELKWTGDSVNLAELGYALVLSGQFNNGQAGVADGIHWRPSFGRPGGLAFCEHSA from the coding sequence ATGATTAAGGAATTTTCAGTGCGCGCTTTGGCGCAGCTTATGGATGAGCTCCACGCTATTGACTACCAGGTGGGCGATCCGCTCGAAAAAATGAAATCTTCACTCAAACCGATCAGGGCTGCTTTGTTGAAACTCCGCATGTTATGTGTGGAGCATAGTTTTGAAACTGAGGAAGACGAGGTTTATTTTTTTAAGCACATCAAACCCGATTTTTACTGCCAGCAGATTTTTGTGATCCAGCGCTATACGCTCGAACGGAATATGCCTGACAGGGATGCGGAAGCGCAGCGGCTTTATTTACTGGCCGAACTGGCTTATGTGGAGCGCTTTTTTCTGTCACATCCACTGGCGTATGAATATTACCGTCTGGGAGCGGCTGAGCTGGACAGCGAGTATTTCCTGCGTTCTTCCGAATGTAATGGGTTACTGGTTGGGGATATTTCGGATTTTGACAGGACGTTTTCTACGCCAGCGGATTACCTGTTTTCACAGTTCCGGGCTTATGGTTTGTTGAAGGAATGGATTTTTGAAAGGCTGGATTACCTGGCAAGGAATCCTGCGATGGCTTATGTTCCGGGATCAGAGGCGGTAGAGTTGAAGTGGACCGGGGATAGCGTGAATCTGGCAGAACTGGGATATGCGCTGGTATTAAGTGGACAGTTCAATAATGGGCAGGCCGGGGTAGCTGATGGAATCCATTGGCGGCCGTCCTTTGGACGGCCCGGGGGCCTCGCGTTCTGCGAACACTCGGCCTGA
- a CDS encoding IS3 family transposase, whose amino-acid sequence MSKKVVCLNSEGRSREKEKALIIQGLRQKHDLKMLLQAADMARSTFYYHIQKNKKADKYDHLKIQIKNLYDQHKGRLGYRRMVYALRELGFHLNDKTVLRLMKSMGLKSVIRVKKYKTYRGQFGKVAENVLQRNFRADRPFQKWATDVTEFKVGVQKLYLSPIIDLFNGEIISYKLSERPNFKQVTEMIKEAFIRIPKQQTALILHSDQGWQYQMKAYQKLLQEKAVIQSMSRKGNCLDNAVIENFFGTIKSELFYLKKYQTIEELKMEIKSYISYYNNDRIRLNLKGMSPVKYRTQMWKN is encoded by the coding sequence ATATCTAAAAAAGTTGTATGCCTTAATTCAGAAGGAAGAAGCAGAGAAAAAGAAAAAGCGCTGATCATCCAGGGATTAAGGCAGAAACACGATCTTAAAATGTTGCTACAGGCAGCAGATATGGCTAGGAGTACGTTCTATTACCACATCCAGAAAAATAAAAAAGCAGATAAATACGATCATCTTAAAATACAGATCAAGAACTTATATGACCAGCATAAGGGCAGATTAGGGTATAGACGGATGGTCTATGCCCTAAGGGAGCTGGGCTTTCATCTCAATGATAAAACAGTTCTGCGCCTCATGAAGTCGATGGGGCTGAAAAGTGTGATCAGGGTAAAGAAATATAAAACCTATAGGGGGCAGTTCGGTAAAGTGGCCGAGAATGTATTGCAGCGTAACTTTAGAGCAGATAGGCCTTTCCAAAAATGGGCAACAGATGTTACAGAGTTTAAAGTAGGCGTACAAAAGTTATATCTTTCGCCTATAATAGATCTTTTTAATGGTGAGATAATAAGTTACAAATTGTCGGAAAGGCCGAATTTTAAGCAAGTAACAGAAATGATCAAAGAAGCTTTTATACGCATACCCAAGCAACAAACAGCGCTTATCTTACATTCCGATCAGGGATGGCAGTACCAAATGAAGGCGTACCAAAAGCTCCTTCAGGAAAAAGCTGTTATACAGAGCATGTCAAGGAAGGGAAATTGCCTGGACAATGCAGTCATTGAAAACTTTTTTGGAACTATAAAATCCGAACTGTTTTACCTGAAAAAATATCAAACCATAGAAGAACTAAAAATGGAAATCAAATCTTACATAAGCTATTATAATAACGACAGGATCAGACTTAACTTAAAAGGAATGAGTCCGGTAAAGTACCGAACTCAAATGTGGAAAAATTAA
- a CDS encoding DUF92 domain-containing protein produces the protein MFSNGILLPIIIISGMVYSILARKLTVTAAFTGGILAVIIFSAAGYTGFAMMTTFFILGSFATSWQKHKKQAFALREETGKGRNALQVLANAGAAAVAGILILCYPRLDYLMLPAMAAAFASATADTLSSELGMVYGRRFFNVISFRPDSCGMDGVISLEGTLIGIGGSGIIAGIYALGCGWDISFLFIVLAGTVGNLTDSVLGAVLERRGMIGNDVVNFLNTLAAMGVMVVLILLFL, from the coding sequence ATGTTTAGTAACGGCATCCTTTTGCCTATCATCATTATTTCAGGTATGGTCTACAGCATACTGGCAAGAAAGCTGACCGTTACGGCTGCCTTTACAGGCGGGATACTGGCAGTTATTATTTTTAGTGCTGCAGGTTACACGGGTTTTGCGATGATGACAACCTTTTTCATCCTGGGTTCTTTCGCCACTTCCTGGCAGAAGCATAAAAAACAAGCTTTTGCGCTTAGAGAGGAAACAGGTAAAGGCCGTAATGCCCTTCAGGTACTGGCCAATGCCGGAGCAGCTGCCGTTGCAGGTATCCTGATTCTATGTTATCCACGGCTCGATTATCTGATGCTTCCGGCTATGGCAGCAGCTTTTGCCTCGGCTACAGCTGATACCTTATCCTCAGAGCTGGGTATGGTTTATGGAAGACGGTTTTTTAATGTTATTTCGTTCAGGCCCGACAGTTGCGGGATGGATGGGGTGATTAGTCTGGAAGGAACCCTGATCGGTATTGGTGGCAGCGGTATTATTGCGGGCATTTATGCGCTGGGATGTGGATGGGACATTAGCTTTTTATTTATTGTATTGGCAGGAACGGTAGGGAATCTCACTGATTCTGTATTGGGGGCAGTGCTCGAGCGCAGGGGGATGATCGGGAATGATGTGGTCAATTTTTTGAATACGTTGGCTGCAATGGGGGTGATGGTCGTCCTGATATTACTTTTTCTATGA
- a CDS encoding DUF2971 domain-containing protein has translation MPTRKLYKYRSLSHFLYKELDYQELYFASCTELNDPLDLRTQVEFMLEDKEHISALTHFLFRESIVLSESGDETILSNTRKVVAFCQDRPKMDNFEKELAERFTKAGKDGGFIYEDQARALTMEMVKKQHFDFKLHVNACFDRINQLIKRFLLNSYTSCFSSDPLAFLMWSHYAGSHYGICLEFTLTKNGKFPFEEMGRRKFLEGGYGRDLAKGQIETISYGENIWPVNYHDEERCINFFDFAPVFLNPDDIDLQQLSKSRWHGFADHLQNVFATKKKTWEYENEWRIIEVNFAGEKQPEERIRHYPIEALTGIYFGTNTPERDKKRIYKLMKNKGHLLNYWECKLSNSQKLISQPWEVPDEWE, from the coding sequence ATGCCGACACGGAAACTTTATAAATACAGGTCACTTAGCCATTTCCTTTATAAGGAACTTGACTATCAGGAACTTTATTTTGCATCCTGCACAGAACTGAACGATCCGTTGGACCTGCGTACTCAGGTCGAATTTATGCTGGAAGATAAAGAACACATCTCCGCACTGACCCATTTTCTTTTCCGGGAATCAATTGTACTATCGGAAAGCGGTGATGAAACCATCCTGTCAAATACCAGGAAAGTTGTTGCCTTCTGCCAGGACAGGCCCAAAATGGACAATTTCGAAAAAGAATTGGCAGAAAGGTTCACCAAGGCTGGCAAGGACGGTGGATTTATATATGAAGACCAGGCACGTGCACTGACCATGGAAATGGTAAAAAAACAGCATTTCGACTTCAAACTTCACGTAAACGCCTGTTTCGACCGCATCAACCAATTGATAAAAAGATTTCTCTTAAACAGTTACACCAGTTGTTTTTCGAGCGATCCCCTTGCTTTTCTGATGTGGTCCCATTATGCAGGAAGCCACTATGGGATCTGCCTAGAATTTACATTGACAAAAAATGGCAAGTTCCCATTTGAGGAAATGGGAAGACGAAAATTCCTAGAGGGAGGGTACGGCCGTGACCTGGCAAAAGGACAGATTGAAACTATTTCATACGGAGAAAACATCTGGCCGGTCAACTACCATGATGAGGAAAGATGTATCAATTTCTTTGATTTTGCCCCGGTCTTTCTTAACCCTGACGATATCGACCTGCAGCAACTATCTAAATCGCGCTGGCATGGCTTCGCAGACCATTTACAAAATGTTTTTGCCACAAAGAAAAAGACATGGGAGTATGAGAACGAGTGGCGCATTATTGAAGTAAATTTCGCAGGAGAGAAACAGCCGGAAGAGCGGATCAGGCATTATCCTATTGAAGCGCTGACGGGCATTTATTTCGGCACTAATACCCCTGAGCGGGACAAAAAACGGATCTATAAGCTTATGAAAAATAAAGGACATTTGTTAAACTACTGGGAATGCAAACTTTCGAACAGTCAAAAACTTATCTCCCAGCCCTGGGAGGTTCCTGACGAATGGGAATAA
- a CDS encoding helix-turn-helix domain-containing protein has translation MSRKIKYGLELKLLLVKQAINGEGSVRAIAKENQINHTILDKWVSFYKAYGIEGLQLQPRQYDGDFKLTVIETLRTEGLSLYQACIRFKLPSVSMLSNWQKKYESEGVGALFKSCREKFMDAPDKKSKKNNPKQTREQELEKENNFLRAENEYLKKLYALIQKEEAEKKKKR, from the coding sequence ATGAGTAGAAAAATTAAATACGGTTTAGAGTTAAAATTACTGTTGGTAAAACAGGCGATCAATGGAGAAGGTTCGGTTCGTGCTATTGCTAAGGAAAACCAGATTAACCATACGATTTTGGATAAATGGGTTAGTTTTTATAAAGCCTATGGAATTGAAGGATTACAATTGCAGCCACGTCAATACGATGGCGATTTTAAGTTAACAGTAATAGAAACATTAAGAACTGAAGGCTTATCTTTATACCAGGCCTGCATCAGATTCAAACTTCCTTCAGTCAGTATGCTCAGCAATTGGCAAAAGAAGTATGAAAGTGAAGGTGTGGGGGCACTTTTCAAATCATGTAGGGAAAAATTTATGGATGCACCCGATAAAAAATCTAAAAAGAATAATCCTAAACAAACCAGGGAGCAGGAGTTGGAAAAGGAAAACAATTTTTTGCGTGCCGAAAATGAATATCTAAAAAAGTTGTATGCCTTAATTCAGAAGGAAGAAGCAGAGAAAAAGAAAAAGCGCTGA
- a CDS encoding AraC family transcriptional regulator, whose product MSKKKAPIPIYTLNTLKHTDIYLRPLHDYINSRPPLETAHSDSYYIFIFQQSGESHIMVDFEAVSLIGPCGYFIIPGQVHHFIASRNTTGWILAAEPLLIDQNYRDLAEKEYGNQKPMGLEGSINYTFGNCLKSLSDLLANRMDGHLQVSLLSHMVSVCAGLFISTLPKGNDQPHPSRSLYLNQQFRVLLKSHFNIEKKPSGYAGLLNVSPSYLNECVKSVSGRPVSYWINQQIVLEAKRLLAYSKLDVKEIAYKLGYLDDTYFIRLFKRSSGVSPAAFRKATLFSPAFT is encoded by the coding sequence ATGAGCAAAAAGAAAGCTCCCATCCCCATTTACACTTTAAACACGCTAAAACATACAGATATCTATCTGCGGCCACTGCATGACTATATTAACAGTCGCCCTCCACTTGAAACCGCGCACAGCGACAGCTATTACATATTTATTTTTCAGCAATCGGGAGAAAGCCATATAATGGTAGATTTCGAAGCAGTTTCTTTAATTGGTCCCTGTGGTTATTTTATCATTCCTGGTCAGGTTCACCATTTTATAGCCTCCAGGAACACCACTGGTTGGATCTTGGCAGCTGAACCTCTGTTAATCGATCAAAATTATCGGGATTTAGCAGAAAAGGAATATGGGAATCAAAAACCAATGGGATTAGAAGGCTCAATCAATTACACATTCGGGAACTGTCTGAAGTCCTTATCAGATTTGCTTGCAAATAGAATGGATGGTCACCTTCAGGTATCACTTTTATCACACATGGTATCGGTATGCGCCGGGCTCTTCATTTCAACTCTACCGAAGGGAAACGATCAGCCACACCCATCTCGCAGTCTTTACCTCAACCAACAGTTCCGGGTATTGCTTAAATCTCACTTCAATATTGAAAAGAAGCCATCAGGATACGCCGGTTTGCTTAATGTATCGCCCAGCTACCTCAACGAGTGTGTAAAATCTGTCTCCGGCAGGCCTGTCAGTTATTGGATAAATCAACAGATTGTGCTTGAAGCCAAAAGACTCCTGGCTTACAGCAAGCTTGATGTAAAAGAAATCGCTTATAAGCTTGGCTATTTGGATGACACTTATTTTATACGTTTATTTAAAAGGTCGAGTGGTGTCTCTCCGGCAGCATTTAGGAAAGCAACCCTATTTAGTCCAGCTTTTACCTGA
- a CDS encoding Crp/Fnr family transcriptional regulator, with protein sequence MENTQSEATELLAAFSFITPISQPFQQRLAEQLITAKFPRRHILLRPGETARNIYFIREGFLRAYFLDRDGRECTTWFMGKYDLMISVYSFFTQKPAYEYIEVLQDSTLQSITYLQLQSYYADFREGNLIGRSMMERYYIMSEERAIFLRCKTPSERYEQLLKTYPDITQKTTQIIIASYLGIGRETLNRLNAQRLKSDPEHKNGVRDEQSRHPEKT encoded by the coding sequence ATGGAAAACACCCAAAGCGAGGCTACCGAACTGCTTGCTGCATTTTCATTTATTACCCCCATTTCGCAGCCTTTCCAGCAGCGGCTCGCCGAGCAGCTCATCACCGCTAAATTCCCCAGGCGCCACATCCTGCTTCGCCCGGGAGAAACTGCCCGAAACATCTATTTCATCAGAGAAGGTTTCCTGCGAGCCTATTTCCTTGACCGGGACGGCCGCGAATGTACCACCTGGTTCATGGGCAAATATGACCTGATGATATCAGTATACAGCTTTTTCACCCAAAAACCCGCATACGAATACATCGAAGTCCTGCAGGATTCCACCCTGCAATCCATCACTTACCTGCAACTCCAGAGCTATTATGCAGACTTCCGCGAAGGTAACCTGATCGGTAGATCAATGATGGAACGCTATTATATCATGAGCGAGGAAAGAGCAATCTTCTTGCGCTGTAAAACCCCATCCGAGCGCTACGAGCAACTGCTCAAAACCTATCCTGATATCACCCAAAAAACCACCCAGATTATCATCGCCTCCTACCTCGGCATTGGCCGCGAAACGCTCAACAGGCTAAACGCCCAAAGACTAAAAAGTGATCCTGAGCACAAAAACGGTGTCAGAGATGAGCAGTCCAGGCACCCTGAAAAAACATAA
- a CDS encoding M78 family metallopeptidase domain-containing protein, translated as MKKQDPMVCSFNCSNTYEELQKRCSATLQTKITIDPLASVNPFTEFDNMIATLKADPANPYPLSYTFRQCEATCNAASTLDRSSREVIYYNQAFLDGIKGPDTKVRWAVRCIIAHEIGHHFMGHTLPSTPAGDSNTRRKRERRADFFTGFVISRFPGATEQDAIEGILSLDPQSYRPRDAAEEKFSIYPTLQNRIAAVKEGFKAANNPKDPLRIDMFKKIDSVARIQMARNGRSSIYHVIDFKMSMGDFTGAKQLTEELLLKPDFSDKGQLWEYKSIADQQLGNLAEAIESQRKATELNKNNMDKLERLQLLLDNGSPAQKLESSEIKKRLESRQIQQKIDTKKLKQKTGRIQ; from the coding sequence TTGAAGAAACAGGATCCAATGGTCTGCTCATTCAACTGCAGCAATACCTATGAGGAACTCCAAAAAAGATGCAGCGCTACCCTACAGACCAAAATTACCATCGATCCACTGGCCAGCGTCAACCCTTTCACCGAGTTTGATAACATGATCGCTACCCTCAAAGCCGATCCTGCCAACCCATACCCCCTGAGCTACACCTTCAGGCAATGCGAGGCCACCTGTAATGCCGCCAGTACCCTCGACAGGTCCTCCCGCGAGGTGATCTACTACAACCAGGCTTTTCTGGACGGGATCAAAGGCCCGGACACCAAAGTGCGCTGGGCAGTAAGGTGTATCATCGCCCATGAAATCGGCCACCATTTCATGGGACATACGCTCCCTTCAACCCCTGCGGGTGACAGCAATACACGCAGAAAACGGGAAAGGCGTGCCGATTTCTTTACCGGTTTCGTCATCAGCCGTTTTCCGGGGGCTACCGAACAGGATGCCATCGAAGGTATACTCAGCCTTGATCCCCAGAGTTATCGTCCCAGGGATGCGGCGGAAGAAAAGTTCAGCATTTATCCTACCCTCCAAAACCGTATAGCAGCGGTAAAGGAAGGTTTTAAAGCCGCAAACAACCCCAAAGACCCGCTGAGGATCGATATGTTCAAAAAGATTGACAGCGTGGCCAGGATACAGATGGCCAGGAACGGAAGGTCATCCATTTACCATGTGATCGATTTCAAGATGTCAATGGGGGATTTCACCGGGGCGAAACAACTGACCGAGGAACTGCTGTTAAAACCTGACTTTTCAGATAAAGGCCAATTGTGGGAATACAAGTCCATCGCCGATCAGCAGCTCGGTAATCTGGCTGAGGCCATTGAAAGCCAGCGAAAGGCCACCGAGCTGAACAAAAACAATATGGATAAACTCGAGCGGTTGCAATTATTGCTGGACAATGGCAGCCCTGCACAGAAACTGGAATCCAGTGAGATCAAAAAACGACTGGAATCCCGGCAGATCCAACAAAAAATTGACACCAAAAAACTAAAGCAGAAAACCGGCAGGATCCAGTAG
- a CDS encoding XAC2610-related protein, translated as MKFNYVACIILLLFFSRARAQPYLLKSTDSGKNFQLKIYYGTEGKGAFVQYVGQKGIIPLRIRTMDIKKNNENNISTVYYRWDELIDGKITGNYSLSETSRNISGAVYKRAKDGKIFNLEQTAGGSPDNRQEDRLFINHILITFSHHENTALTFTYQDGHKETLQLESFDNPQQIRRSHIADYNFDGYDDVGFSIPDAGMGVYRTFTIFLYDPGSKRFKKLKEPASNNANCIGFCDVTIDKKNRLLSTSCRGGARWWSEIYRFDKANKLIWVRSKKE; from the coding sequence ATGAAATTTAATTATGTGGCCTGTATCATCCTTTTGCTCTTTTTTTCACGGGCGAGGGCCCAGCCTTACCTTCTGAAATCCACCGACAGCGGGAAAAATTTTCAGTTGAAAATCTATTATGGGACCGAAGGAAAAGGGGCGTTTGTGCAGTACGTTGGACAAAAAGGCATTATCCCTCTTAGGATAAGAACAATGGATATCAAAAAAAATAACGAAAATAATATTTCAACTGTTTACTATAGGTGGGATGAGCTGATTGACGGAAAAATTACCGGAAATTATAGCCTCAGTGAAACAAGCAGAAACATTTCAGGAGCAGTTTATAAACGCGCTAAAGACGGAAAGATATTTAATCTTGAACAGACTGCAGGTGGCTCCCCTGATAACAGACAGGAAGACAGATTATTCATCAACCATATCCTGATAACTTTTAGCCATCATGAAAATACTGCACTAACATTTACATATCAGGACGGGCATAAGGAAACTTTACAGCTTGAAAGCTTTGATAATCCACAGCAAATTAGGCGGAGCCATATAGCCGACTACAATTTTGACGGGTATGATGATGTAGGATTTTCCATCCCGGATGCTGGCATGGGCGTCTATCGGACTTTTACAATCTTTCTTTATGATCCGGGATCAAAACGTTTTAAAAAGCTTAAAGAACCAGCCAGTAACAATGCGAATTGCATCGGGTTCTGTGATGTGACCATTGACAAAAAAAACAGGCTCCTTTCTACCTCATGCCGTGGCGGGGCAAGGTGGTGGAGCGAGATTTATCGGTTTGATAAAGCGAATAAACTGATATGGGTACGCTCGAAAAAAGAGTAG